The following coding sequences lie in one Candidatus Neomarinimicrobiota bacterium genomic window:
- a CDS encoding T9SS type A sorting domain-containing protein — MRSKFSIIILVSFFIFKLYSSDWEVVKTAGGIRTTSRGYFIDSMTGFLVYDDGIVWKTTDGGNTWLVVRDSDGGGLEWNDIEFADENVGYACGESGIIYKTTDGGTNWTQVGDTANYKMDLICLSVVNEEVVFFGGKDSTVLKTTDGGENYEKANYGFEGQDIDGGIAFCNEDVGVAISDSKGGYTFYTYDGGETWQCVMIDKLFPLDAKARKLYCVSAGGDSTIFIGGYHYCGFLSKDGGRTYRLVTPYTSSFEYLISADVVNKDTIVAGGTSGYLIITIDGGESWDTLQTASGQNVELVDFVGDGVCYVFQSLGQWFKTDNYGKSFTPMNEWPSLDFHSIEIIGGGKIIATSFGGGEITISSDSGSSWEYPNNLRTGVNENLNDCEFLNEEVGFITGSWGKILKTDDGGNSWTVVGSPFSELSNRNFYSIGHRGDTVFIAGSAGYLFVSLDGGNTWIGDSYFKGSVNDVYMISDSQIVAVGTGGRVFVARLLNDTIYFDEALTLSSLTLSAVEFRGDTGLIVSGDGIIYRTTIDEIYDTAYTVFTDPDGDCLNDVEFVTETLVFVAGRNRKIYKSDDGGANWSQMQVPQGVGDVEFKRLRYGYNKLWAVGNKGTIISMPLSINKVSHLDVKIADKFIVYPNYPNPFNSSTVISFSIPASYRISINIYNMLGENIRTIVNNELYDRGYYKVVWDGKDNLGCMVPSGVYFYRVVSSDDIQTKRMLLLR, encoded by the coding sequence ATGAGATCTAAATTTTCAATCATTATTTTAGTATCTTTTTTTATTTTTAAATTGTATTCATCTGATTGGGAAGTTGTAAAGACTGCTGGGGGTATTAGGACTACAAGCAGGGGTTATTTTATTGATTCTATGACTGGCTTTCTGGTATATGATGATGGAATTGTATGGAAAACAACAGATGGTGGTAATACCTGGTTAGTTGTGAGGGATTCAGATGGTGGTGGATTGGAGTGGAATGATATAGAATTTGCCGATGAAAATGTTGGTTATGCATGTGGAGAATCTGGAATAATATACAAAACTACCGATGGTGGGACTAATTGGACTCAAGTAGGAGATACTGCAAACTATAAGATGGATTTAATATGCCTTTCTGTAGTGAATGAAGAAGTTGTATTTTTCGGGGGTAAGGATAGTACCGTTTTAAAAACTACCGATGGTGGTGAAAATTACGAGAAAGCTAATTACGGTTTTGAAGGACAGGATATTGATGGTGGAATAGCTTTCTGCAATGAGGACGTTGGTGTTGCAATATCTGATTCGAAGGGTGGATATACTTTTTATACCTACGATGGAGGAGAGACCTGGCAATGCGTTATGATTGATAAATTGTTTCCATTGGATGCAAAAGCTAGAAAATTATACTGCGTTTCTGCTGGAGGTGACTCAACTATTTTCATAGGTGGTTATCATTATTGTGGATTTTTGTCTAAAGATGGAGGCAGGACCTACAGACTCGTTACGCCCTATACATCAAGTTTTGAATATTTAATTTCTGCAGATGTAGTAAATAAAGATACAATAGTTGCGGGGGGAACCAGCGGATATTTGATTATCACCATAGATGGTGGAGAAAGCTGGGATACCCTCCAGACAGCATCAGGGCAAAATGTAGAGCTTGTAGATTTTGTCGGAGATGGTGTGTGTTATGTTTTTCAGTCCCTTGGTCAGTGGTTTAAAACTGATAATTATGGAAAAAGCTTTACCCCTATGAATGAATGGCCGTCTCTAGACTTTCATAGTATAGAAATTATTGGTGGGGGTAAAATTATCGCAACCAGTTTTGGAGGTGGTGAGATAACTATTAGCAGTGATAGTGGTTCAAGCTGGGAGTATCCGAACAATTTAAGAACAGGGGTAAATGAAAATTTAAATGATTGCGAATTTTTAAATGAAGAAGTCGGATTTATCACCGGGAGCTGGGGTAAAATACTCAAAACTGATGACGGTGGAAATAGCTGGACGGTTGTAGGAAGTCCATTCTCTGAATTATCTAATAGAAATTTTTATAGTATCGGGCATCGAGGAGACACCGTCTTTATCGCTGGTTCAGCAGGTTATTTATTTGTATCCCTAGATGGTGGCAATACATGGATAGGGGACAGTTATTTTAAAGGAAGTGTTAATGATGTATACATGATCTCCGATTCACAAATTGTTGCTGTCGGAACAGGAGGTAGAGTTTTTGTTGCAAGACTATTAAATGATACGATTTATTTTGATGAGGCATTGACTCTTAGTAGTTTGACATTGAGTGCAGTAGAATTTAGAGGAGACACCGGTTTAATTGTGAGCGGTGATGGTATTATTTATAGAACTACTATCGATGAAATTTATGACACTGCATACACGGTCTTTACTGATCCCGATGGGGATTGTTTGAATGATGTAGAATTTGTTACTGAAACTTTAGTATTTGTAGCGGGTAGAAATCGCAAGATTTATAAATCAGATGATGGGGGAGCGAACTGGAGTCAAATGCAAGTGCCCCAGGGTGTAGGAGATGTGGAATTTAAAAGGCTGAGATATGGCTATAATAAACTCTGGGCGGTTGGAAATAAAGGTACAATCATTAGTATGCCTCTTAGCATTAATAAAGTGAGCCATTTGGATGTCAAAATAGCTGATAAGTTTATAGTTTACCCAAATTATCCGAATCCATTTAATTCATCTACTGTTATTAGTTTTTCAATTCCTGCAAGTTATAGGATTTCGATTAATATTTATAATATGCTTGGTGAGAATATCAGAACCATTGTAAATAATGAATTATATGACAGGGGATACTATAAAGTTGTCTGGGATGGAAAGGATAACCTTGGCTGTATGGTACCGAGTGGAGTCTATTTTTATCGTGTGGTTTCCAGTGATGATATCCAGACAAAGAGGATGCTTTTATTGAGATGA
- a CDS encoding archaemetzincin family Zn-dependent metalloprotease, whose product MIFAIRNFSKIKIIPTYNIENDVLKRISVELNKMFSLPVVIAEPMEIPQESYNKIREQYNSTVVLRHLKSLIEPNTATLIITDVDLFADGLNFVFGEANILDSVCIISTCRLWFTMSGSKVYYDFFILRIIKEAVHELGHLMGLGHCRNNKCVMYFSNSILDTDRKGKDFCNNCKRRLGLDNS is encoded by the coding sequence ATGATATTTGCGATAAGAAATTTTAGTAAAATAAAAATCATTCCAACATATAATATAGAAAATGATGTATTGAAAAGGATATCGGTAGAGCTTAATAAAATGTTCAGTTTGCCAGTAGTGATAGCAGAGCCTATGGAAATACCTCAAGAAAGCTACAATAAAATTCGTGAGCAATATAATTCAACGGTTGTATTGAGGCACTTAAAATCTCTTATTGAGCCCAATACTGCAACACTCATTATTACAGATGTTGACCTTTTTGCTGATGGATTGAATTTTGTTTTTGGTGAAGCAAACATATTAGATTCTGTTTGCATCATTTCCACTTGTCGACTCTGGTTCACTATGAGTGGTTCTAAAGTTTATTATGATTTTTTTATTTTGCGTATTATTAAGGAAGCTGTACACGAGCTTGGGCATTTAATGGGATTAGGACATTGCAGAAATAACAAGTGTGTAATGTATTTTTCAAACTCAATTCTGGACACTGACAGGAAGGGTAAAGATTTTTGTAATAATTGCAAAAGGAGATTAGGTCTTGATAATAGCTGA
- a CDS encoding MFS transporter — protein sequence MYNRKIVFLSAIFGIIIFGISLSFLGSVLPLFARQFSLSGQESGQLILYINLGIFIGSLLFGPIIDRFGYKHIIISSSSAIFIGLLIISIFYNLYTIKFMLFVIGLGAGAINGISNALASEVGHKNRTYYLSILGTFFCVGAFGFPLIFGTLLNISSPRFLIFLISCYILLSTIIFSLIKYPSSEHDESRITIHDLSLLKSRTIILFSALAFFESGIEMSAGNWTTSFFSDAYDMEVSIASFSLSTYWLGMMAGRFYLSRLSLKYSPTTLFFYFMPISTIASVILIFTKTPIASFFLIFLTGYGFSCTYPIIIAIIGDIYKKIAGTALSLVFSIAILGGILLPYTIGIIYDLKGMKLAFSIIPIGTIVVIVIFYIIKNNLKKISYI from the coding sequence ATGTATAATAGAAAGATAGTTTTCTTATCCGCCATTTTTGGTATAATAATTTTTGGCATATCGCTGAGTTTTCTCGGCTCAGTTCTGCCGCTATTTGCAAGGCAATTTTCTCTATCAGGACAGGAAAGCGGACAGCTTATTTTATATATCAATCTGGGAATTTTTATAGGGTCACTATTATTCGGACCAATAATTGATAGGTTCGGATATAAACATATAATAATATCAAGCTCTTCAGCAATTTTTATTGGGCTTCTTATCATTTCAATTTTTTATAATCTATATACTATAAAGTTTATGCTCTTTGTTATTGGATTGGGAGCAGGTGCAATAAATGGTATTTCAAATGCTCTTGCTTCAGAAGTTGGACATAAAAACAGGACTTACTATCTAAGCATACTCGGGACATTTTTTTGCGTCGGTGCTTTTGGCTTCCCACTAATTTTTGGTACTCTCTTAAACATATCATCTCCAAGGTTTTTAATATTTTTAATATCCTGTTACATTTTACTCAGTACCATAATTTTTTCCTTAATCAAATATCCATCGTCAGAGCATGATGAATCCAGGATTACTATTCATGATCTATCTTTGCTTAAAAGCAGAACAATTATCCTCTTCTCAGCTCTTGCCTTTTTTGAGAGTGGGATTGAGATGTCAGCAGGAAATTGGACTACATCGTTTTTCTCTGATGCATATGATATGGAGGTATCAATTGCCAGTTTTTCATTGTCAACCTATTGGCTTGGAATGATGGCTGGTAGATTTTATTTATCAAGGCTATCACTCAAATATTCTCCAACTACATTATTTTTCTACTTTATGCCAATCAGTACAATTGCATCGGTTATTCTTATTTTTACAAAAACCCCAATAGCTTCATTTTTTCTGATTTTTTTAACAGGTTACGGATTCTCCTGCACATACCCCATTATTATTGCGATAATAGGTGATATCTATAAAAAAATTGCTGGTACTGCTCTCAGTCTGGTATTCTCAATAGCAATCCTTGGCGGAATACTACTACCATATACAATTGGTATAATTTACGATCTAAAAGGAATGAAATTAGCATTCTCAATTATACCAATTGGAACAATTGTGGTAATAGTAATTTTCTATATTATAAAAAATAATCTCAAGAAAATCTCATATATATAA
- a CDS encoding TonB-dependent receptor: protein MYVIGKVIAVIFFYVYFLYSASIEGTVTDYIDKVPIKEAVITIIHTDTARAVASTITDEEGYFNFPDLEPGRYHIQVLKEGYYKNILFDYKIFKDGNYRVNIKLLKGDRECTVEYCFLLGSIEVIVDSRELINRDLTTVRKIFSGDIEHLQASNLGDILYLVPGLEKSKSLGLSRDVRAGVRSITNVGMPGTIESFGTSIIINGREVSNDGNAKQKGQTGIYGIDLREIPADNIKEVRVISGIPSVEYGNFANGIIEVITKYNYVRPKLKVKLNPDTKAASLTSGLKFKSSVFNWFFNYAYSERDLRKKGDEYHRFYFSGNYSGSTRDKKLDYRLSYTYTRLLDNQKPTDIYRMKTFNRGYLASGSFSLDYRYSNDRILSAIMNMGLNRRWYYQERWVAEQLVTPDTIYNGYIGKLNEIGKELNYFIKVKERIRRKGVVFDHNFLKGFEFDFRRNIGPGMVIDSVFNFYGANSPKRSYSFNDMDPIYRLTFFYEDNISTYVLSKKLEAMAGIRYDVINPERISLKDGLFRDRHGEYLSPRLNIGYWLGKTVRVRIGAGRSVKSVSLAYVNRSPAYCKYMVQDSIVEEKRSQRNRNLKAYCSDRYEISVDWQFRKDIGLSLTGYLFDIDRVPVLIEYPWNWESNPEEITSKTYSRFENRGWLVLSGLELIMRTRRIKNFKYDLNITYRYQKKGQYGKIYDPAPDTTWEQIWYVPPYEWQEKIILDHCISFVSDRLGLWVSIDLQHILLNHYKKVFQSNSTLVEINGVRRIIYQGMSDYRYWERYLKSYPQKFIFSLRLTKSIGHNTEISIYINNILDDRAVYYDRYENVQLEMNPPIYYGIELSKQW from the coding sequence ATGTATGTTATTGGAAAGGTAATAGCTGTAATATTTTTTTATGTTTATTTTTTATACTCTGCATCGATCGAGGGTACTGTAACTGATTATATAGATAAGGTGCCTATAAAAGAGGCAGTTATTACAATTATCCACACTGATACTGCCAGAGCAGTTGCTTCCACGATTACCGATGAGGAAGGGTATTTTAATTTTCCTGATTTAGAACCCGGTAGATATCATATTCAAGTTTTAAAAGAAGGATATTATAAAAATATTCTATTTGATTATAAGATTTTTAAAGATGGGAATTATAGAGTAAATATAAAATTATTAAAGGGCGATAGGGAATGTACTGTAGAATATTGCTTTTTATTGGGCAGTATCGAAGTGATTGTTGATTCGAGAGAGTTAATAAATAGAGATTTAACGACTGTAAGAAAAATATTCTCCGGAGATATAGAACATCTGCAGGCTTCAAATCTTGGAGATATATTATATCTTGTCCCTGGTCTTGAAAAATCCAAAAGTCTCGGTCTTTCGCGAGATGTAAGAGCGGGAGTGAGATCGATAACAAATGTTGGTATGCCCGGTACAATTGAGTCTTTTGGTACATCAATAATAATTAATGGCAGAGAGGTTTCTAATGATGGAAATGCCAAACAAAAGGGGCAGACAGGAATCTATGGTATTGATTTGAGGGAGATTCCTGCTGACAATATCAAAGAAGTTAGGGTGATTTCAGGTATTCCATCGGTAGAATACGGTAATTTTGCCAATGGGATTATTGAGGTTATAACAAAATATAACTATGTCAGACCAAAGTTAAAGGTGAAGCTGAATCCTGATACAAAAGCTGCCAGTCTTACTTCTGGACTAAAATTTAAGAGTTCTGTTTTTAATTGGTTCTTTAATTATGCATACAGCGAGAGAGACCTGAGAAAAAAAGGGGATGAATATCATAGATTTTATTTTTCCGGGAATTACTCAGGAAGTACCAGAGATAAAAAACTGGATTACAGATTATCTTATACTTACACCAGGCTATTGGACAATCAAAAGCCTACTGACATATACAGAATGAAGACTTTTAATCGGGGATATCTTGCCTCCGGTTCATTTTCTCTTGATTATAGATATTCAAATGACCGAATTCTTTCAGCTATAATGAATATGGGTTTAAATAGGAGGTGGTATTATCAGGAAAGGTGGGTGGCAGAGCAATTGGTAACACCTGATACAATATATAATGGCTACATAGGTAAGCTTAATGAAATAGGAAAAGAGCTGAATTATTTCATTAAGGTAAAAGAGAGGATAAGGAGAAAAGGGGTGGTTTTCGACCATAACTTTTTGAAAGGATTTGAGTTCGATTTCAGAAGAAATATTGGTCCGGGAATGGTTATTGATTCTGTTTTTAATTTTTATGGTGCCAATTCACCTAAAAGGTCCTATTCTTTTAATGATATGGATCCCATATACAGGTTAACATTTTTTTATGAAGATAATATTAGCACATATGTGTTATCAAAGAAACTGGAAGCCATGGCTGGTATTAGATATGATGTAATTAATCCAGAGAGAATATCTTTAAAAGATGGGCTTTTTAGGGACAGGCATGGGGAGTATTTATCTCCAAGGTTGAATATTGGTTATTGGTTAGGGAAGACTGTTAGAGTGAGAATTGGAGCGGGTCGCAGTGTAAAGTCAGTATCACTTGCCTATGTCAATCGGAGCCCTGCTTATTGTAAATATATGGTTCAGGATTCAATTGTGGAGGAGAAGAGGTCGCAGAGAAATAGAAATTTGAAAGCGTATTGTTCTGATAGATACGAGATTTCTGTCGATTGGCAGTTTCGGAAAGATATTGGTTTATCACTCACTGGATATCTTTTCGATATTGACAGAGTGCCTGTTTTGATAGAATATCCTTGGAACTGGGAAAGTAATCCGGAAGAGATAACAAGCAAAACCTATTCACGATTTGAGAATCGAGGTTGGCTTGTTCTGAGTGGACTTGAGCTTATCATGAGGACGAGGAGAATCAAGAATTTCAAATATGACTTGAATATTACCTATAGGTATCAGAAAAAAGGTCAGTATGGTAAGATTTATGACCCTGCTCCGGATACAACCTGGGAGCAAATCTGGTACGTTCCACCATATGAATGGCAGGAAAAGATTATTTTAGACCATTGTATATCATTTGTGAGCGATAGATTGGGGTTATGGGTTTCTATAGATCTACAGCACATTTTATTGAATCATTACAAAAAAGTATTTCAATCCAACAGCACATTAGTTGAAATCAATGGTGTGAGGAGGATTATATATCAGGGCATGAGTGATTATAGATACTGGGAAAGATATTTAAAAAGTTATCCACAGAAGTTTATTTTCAGTCTGCGTTTGACAAAGTCAATTGGTCACAACACAGAAATTTCTATCTACATCAATAATATTCTTGATGATAGAGCTGTTTACTATGATCGTTATGAGAATGTTCAGTTAGAGATGAATCCTCCAATTTATTATGGAATAGAATTAAGCAAACAGTGGTAA
- a CDS encoding DUF4876 domain-containing protein, producing MVGRIKISDYIVVKEILLIVCLCIFTFNNCSKEEPLLYDGNLDMIFFVSYLGKPAKNIHIRLKSLDFNIDDVRKVTDTNGYVEFYDLIYSRYIINVSDTIYYVSDITPGEVIKIHVIGSKIVEPDSFFINDTLELLKENEGAGLKINEIYVSGAKSDNFYFYDQFIELYNSSEDTLYLDGMIVCRVGNINSVKFIFRFPGESVTGRQYPVPPHSFVVLAHDAYDHTKNVESSVDLSNADWEFRNSLDVTDWDNEDVPNIDNIEEGYERDFLLSLTNDVVLIADGTDINYLDGIDPSTVIDCVEYSNNSDYKKRIEKFLDAGFAGIGMVAYSGKSLERVSPGFDTNNSALDFVLIDRPTPGCHYQNLVKR from the coding sequence ATGGTGGGGAGAATAAAAATATCAGATTATATTGTTGTTAAAGAAATATTGCTTATAGTTTGTCTGTGTATTTTTACGTTTAATAATTGTTCTAAAGAGGAACCACTCCTGTACGATGGTAATCTTGATATGATATTCTTTGTGTCATATCTGGGGAAACCGGCCAAAAATATCCACATACGTCTGAAATCACTTGATTTTAATATTGATGACGTTAGGAAGGTTACCGATACGAATGGTTATGTCGAGTTTTATGACCTGATTTATTCCAGATACATAATAAATGTTTCCGATACTATATACTATGTTTCTGATATTACTCCTGGAGAGGTAATTAAGATACATGTTATAGGAAGTAAAATTGTTGAACCTGATAGTTTCTTTATTAATGATACTTTAGAATTATTAAAAGAAAATGAGGGTGCTGGTTTAAAAATAAATGAGATTTATGTTTCAGGAGCGAAAAGTGATAATTTTTATTTTTATGATCAGTTCATAGAATTATATAACAGTTCAGAGGATACATTATATCTGGATGGTATGATAGTCTGTAGAGTTGGAAATATAAATAGTGTAAAATTTATTTTCAGGTTTCCTGGGGAATCGGTAACAGGAAGGCAATACCCTGTGCCACCACACTCTTTTGTTGTACTTGCACATGATGCATATGATCATACAAAAAATGTTGAGAGTAGCGTAGATCTGTCCAATGCAGATTGGGAATTTAGAAATAGTTTAGATGTTACTGATTGGGATAACGAAGATGTCCCAAACATTGATAATATAGAAGAGGGGTATGAACGTGATTTTTTATTGAGCTTAACCAATGATGTGGTTCTTATTGCCGATGGGACTGATATCAATTATCTTGATGGTATTGATCCATCTACAGTTATAGATTGTGTTGAATATTCCAATAATTCTGATTATAAAAAAAGAATTGAAAAATTCCTTGATGCGGGATTTGCGGGTATTGGTATGGTAGCTTATAGTGGTAAATCATTGGAAAGAGTCAGCCCGGGTTTTGATACAAATAATTCCGCTCTGGATTTTGTATTAATTGATCGTCCGACACCTGGCTGCCACTATCAGAATTTAGTGAAAAGATAA
- a CDS encoding AAA family ATPase, with product MIIADESWRELLNILKIEDEQKSVYVIGCSDSGKTTFCRYLLENLLGKFLTAYIDCDPGQSVIGPPTTVGMEIYESKVLSDSKQYLMFTGSTSPKGHLLQNLTSIKCLVDFANKSGVQRLVIDSSGFVLGGIAQEFQYNVIQLIKPDFIVAFQREDELEGILKNFNKYRQLKIFRFTVSEHVRQRTSLERQIYREEKFRGYFKVVQENKINIDDYGFHGRIPGPGILKQKNRLFSLNDDIGFVIALGIVKEVDTENKTIIFFSPPFDMEKVSNIQIGDVFLEPSGREIKGE from the coding sequence TTGATAATAGCTGATGAAAGCTGGAGAGAGCTTTTAAATATTCTTAAAATAGAAGATGAACAGAAATCTGTCTACGTCATTGGCTGCTCTGATAGCGGTAAAACTACTTTTTGTAGGTATTTATTAGAAAATCTTCTCGGAAAATTTTTGACCGCATATATTGATTGTGATCCGGGGCAGTCAGTGATAGGACCACCCACAACAGTCGGTATGGAGATTTATGAGAGTAAAGTTTTGAGTGATAGTAAACAATATCTGATGTTCACTGGTTCAACCTCTCCAAAGGGACATCTTCTTCAAAATCTCACTTCAATAAAATGTCTTGTAGATTTTGCTAATAAATCTGGTGTTCAAAGGTTAGTTATAGACTCATCTGGTTTTGTTCTTGGAGGTATAGCTCAGGAATTTCAGTATAATGTTATTCAGTTAATAAAACCTGATTTTATAGTTGCATTTCAAAGAGAAGATGAGCTGGAAGGCATTCTAAAAAATTTTAATAAGTACAGGCAGTTGAAAATTTTCAGGTTTACTGTCTCAGAACATGTCAGGCAAAGAACTTCTCTGGAAAGACAGATTTATAGAGAAGAGAAATTTCGTGGGTATTTTAAAGTTGTTCAGGAAAATAAAATAAATATAGATGATTACGGATTCCATGGTAGAATTCCTGGTCCGGGAATACTAAAGCAAAAAAATAGGCTTTTTTCTTTAAATGATGATATTGGCTTTGTAATAGCACTAGGAATTGTCAAAGAGGTTGATACTGAAAATAAAACTATAATTTTTTTTAGTCCACCTTTTGATATGGAGAAAGTATCGAATATTCAGATTGGAGATGTTTTCCTTGAACCTTCAGGTAGGGAAATAAAAGGTGAATAG
- a CDS encoding GNAT family N-acetyltransferase, giving the protein MEKESNQLFDILSSKTKSKQLAYTNNGISIELVERLGESEYSQIIAISEELADIYGSKAKFTRSTITKYFNFPQTFPLMVRYNGVIEGFIIGIPLEHFAKESWAHCDSNFGKNNTVYTYAFIVKKDHRKLGLAKMLKRVYQSYMKKIGFKYISGHVREGVALNFKKSTQILKKFPNWNGTGYTFEYYRCPL; this is encoded by the coding sequence ATGGAAAAGGAATCCAATCAATTATTCGATATTTTATCATCAAAAACAAAAAGCAAACAATTGGCTTATACTAACAATGGAATTTCAATAGAATTAGTTGAAAGACTCGGAGAAAGTGAATACAGTCAAATAATTGCCATCTCTGAGGAGCTTGCAGATATTTATGGAAGTAAAGCTAAATTCACAAGAAGTACAATCACGAAGTATTTTAATTTTCCACAGACATTTCCACTTATGGTAAGATATAATGGTGTAATCGAGGGATTCATAATCGGTATCCCTCTCGAGCATTTTGCAAAAGAGTCATGGGCGCATTGTGATTCAAACTTTGGGAAAAACAATACCGTTTATACATATGCATTTATAGTCAAAAAAGACCACCGTAAACTCGGACTTGCTAAAATGTTAAAAAGAGTTTATCAGAGCTATATGAAGAAGATTGGATTTAAATACATTTCAGGTCATGTACGTGAAGGAGTAGCTCTAAATTTCAAAAAGAGTACACAAATTCTTAAAAAATTCCCAAACTGGAATGGCACTGGATATACTTTTGAATACTATCGCTGTCCTTTATAA
- a CDS encoding UDP-N-acetylmuramate dehydrogenase produces MNIETSVYASSLTTIKLGGRIAYFVKAFSDSDIVEAINFANKKDLPYKVIGGGSNIIFPDEGYKGVVIKNCISDFNINKNGDEVTITAGAGIELDKVVLWSIVNELSGMERLSWIPGTIGAAPVQNVSAYGQSISDVLLYLESIDIERNQVVRLSQEDCEFGYRDSIFKSNKKGNFIITRVILSFKIGVKPELDNVQISEVIEERFKEQKNSLMAIRHALFEIRASKGMVLDAVSNAFGTVGSFFINPEVDIEKINVLKEAYPDIVFFNTGEKYRIPAAWLIEKAGFERGLKFKNVGISPFHNLALITYSGSTTAQLLEFCKEIQLRVKEKFDIDLIPEPDIV; encoded by the coding sequence TTGAATATAGAGACAAGTGTATATGCATCTTCATTGACCACAATTAAACTTGGTGGTAGGATTGCGTATTTTGTAAAAGCTTTTTCTGATTCAGATATCGTAGAAGCAATTAACTTTGCGAATAAAAAGGATTTACCTTATAAGGTTATAGGAGGAGGTAGCAATATAATTTTCCCGGATGAGGGATATAAAGGCGTTGTTATAAAAAATTGTATTTCCGATTTTAATATAAATAAAAATGGCGATGAGGTAACCATAACTGCTGGAGCCGGGATTGAGCTCGACAAGGTAGTACTATGGTCGATTGTCAATGAATTATCGGGGATGGAGAGGTTGTCATGGATTCCCGGTACTATTGGGGCTGCGCCTGTGCAAAATGTGAGCGCCTATGGTCAGTCTATCTCAGATGTTTTACTATATTTAGAGTCTATAGACATAGAAAGAAACCAGGTTGTGAGACTTTCTCAAGAGGATTGTGAATTCGGATATAGGGATTCTATTTTTAAAAGTAATAAAAAAGGAAATTTTATAATAACAAGAGTAATTCTCAGTTTTAAGATTGGGGTTAAGCCCGAGCTTGATAATGTTCAGATTAGTGAGGTAATAGAAGAAAGGTTCAAAGAGCAAAAAAATTCTCTTATGGCAATTAGACATGCACTTTTTGAGATTAGAGCAAGTAAAGGAATGGTCCTTGATGCTGTGAGTAATGCTTTCGGCACTGTGGGATCATTTTTTATAAATCCTGAGGTAGATATTGAAAAAATAAATGTACTTAAAGAAGCTTATCCCGATATTGTATTTTTTAATACTGGTGAAAAATATCGAATTCCTGCAGCTTGGCTTATAGAAAAAGCTGGCTTTGAAAGGGGTCTTAAGTTTAAAAATGTAGGAATCTCTCCCTTTCACAATCTTGCTCTTATTACCTATTCTGGTTCGACAACAGCTCAATTATTAGAATTTTGCAAAGAGATACAGCTTAGGGTAAAAGAAAAGTTTGATATTGACCTTATTCCAGAACCTGATATAGTCTAA